CTGGCATTTCTAGGATTTGGTGATGTCTTAGTTCCTGTGGTCTCTGTaccaaattgccacaaacttggtggcttaaaacaacgaaAGTCCATTCTCTCAtcgttctggaggccagaagttctaAATCAGGATCACCGGACTAAACTCAAAGGCTGTGCTTtctccagaggctggaaggagaaTCAGTTCCTTGTCTCTTTCCGCTTCTGGTAGCTGCCaatattccttggcttgtggccacatcactctcatctctgcctctgtcttcacatggccttctcatcttccttcttgtcctatctctctctgcctccctcttatacaCTCATGATGGCATTGAGGGCCCACCCAGACAGTCCATGATAATATTCCTagtctcaagatccttaatcacacgTGCAAAAACCCTTTTTATTTGCCATATacagtaacattcacaggttctagggattaaGACATAATCATTCCTGTGCGGGGGCAGGGGGGTGTTGAATTTTTTAGCCTACCACAGCTGGTCACATCAATTATCCATAATTTTGTGgtctttgattaatttttaatgaatttgtaAAGGCTTTCCCACTCTGCCAGGCAGTCTGTTAAACACTAGgattcaaagagaaaagacacagttCCTCACTCAGAAAGCTCATGGATTAATCAGGGCAACAATATGATATTAAAAGCCACAGGAAAAGCAACTTCAAGGCCTTAGAGTACCTAGGATGCATCCCGTAGAGTTCAAATTCCTTATCAAAGTCTGCAAGGTGCTGCATACTCTGGCCTTATCAACCTCTCTGACCTCCCTTCTTACCACTCCCCTTCTCACTCACCAAGCCCCCACTAAGTTGACTGCCTTCTCATTCCTTAAACAAGTCGAttctacctcaggacctttgtacttgctgtttccTCACCCTGGAAAGCACAAAGCCCCGGTATCCCCACCATATCCCCACAGCAACCTTCCTCACTTAACTCTGCTCTACTGGACCAGAGAGCCCCCAGCCCAAGTACCTTGTCTAAAATCCACCTTTACCCCTGGTAcgctctgtcccctcctctgctttATTTGTGTTCCTAGTACTTATCACAATCAAGTTGCCCTTGTCTGGGCCATGACCATGCTCCAAACAAGCATTCTGAGATGTGATGGCTAGAACTTTCCAGAAGATCCTAAACTCAAATgcatcctgttttcatttccaattCTCTTACTTGTTTGGCCTGAGTAGCACATTGACCTAATTTCAAGTGGATCAGAGTGGGGTTGTGGGGGAGGATTCTGCTAGGGTGAATCTGTAAATGTAAGGAGCCATTTTTCAGTTGTCATAATGACTGGTGAGTGTGTCGGGGGTGGGACTTAGTGGCATTTAGTGGATGGGAGTCAGAGATGCTGACTGTCCAGAGGTGGGCTGGACCGTTCTTCCCAGTGAGGAATTGCCTGGCCCCAAATGCCGACAGCACCTCTAGGGGAGAAACTATCTTAAGGAAACAGTTTGTATTTGAGTcctaaaatagtatttttcagtTGTAATCGACAACCTTTCACCCTATAAGagtatttcaaattatttctccCCAAATACATCACCTTCTGCTAAACCTATGTCCCACAAACCATTTGCGTCCCCTTCCTCTTGGTGTCACTCCAGTGTCACCTCTACATTTTGTAGTTTCACCGAGGGGATGCCCTCTTTCACATTCTGTGTAAGTGTTCCTTGAACTTAGCCCCAACTCAGGGCTCAGAGGCCCCCCCACGATTTTCCCCACCCAGAAAACCGTCCTTTTATTTGCACCCTTTGTGTCTTTCCTCCAAGGCCAGTCTTCCACCCATGACAAAGCTTCCCCTGATGGTGacccattttctttatttaaatagcGTTCAGGGTGGGACCTTGTCAAAAgctttttgcaaatgaaaataaattacatcTGCTGGTTCCCCTTATCCACAGGCGTTTTTCACCCCTTCAAAGAGCTCTGGTAGATTAAAGGATTTGGCGGATTTGGGGTTTGTATGGGCTTCTCTGCCCAACTCCGGAATCCTCAGCCAAGAAGCCGACAGTAGGGAGGGCCTGAGCTGAAGGCGCAGATAAACAACACAGAGGCGACGAATAAACCTCCAGGAAGCCCCACGCTATACGCGCCTGCTCTTCCATGCTCTAAACCCTTTTCCAGAACAGTCACATCTCTTGACTTGTCAGAGGACCTGGGATCCCTGGAGCAATCTTCATGAGGCTGATCAagtgagctgagtcttgaagcCTTGAAATGAGAGGAGGTCCCAAATTCTTCCAGGGTGAGCGATCTGAGCATTatgagtaatagaaaaaaaaagaaaaacaaaaaaaaaggaaaaaccccaaacaatAAAAGCCCTAAACTACCacatattgagcacctactctgtcaacttctttcctttccagtACATCTTTTTAATCACTCTAACGAGCCTATAAGGTAAGTGTGATGACCCCATGTCACCGTGAGAAAATGGATGGGTTTTCTACTTGATGggtgaagcaacttgcccaaggtctcacaaTTCAGTTGGAGTTGGACTCGAGGTTTGTCTAAGTTaagttctttctgtttctgaaagcAGCACAGTCACACGGACCACACTGACCCTCTGGGAGGTCAGATGCCTGCATCAGTTTCCTCTGCTGCTACAATCTCCAGTCTATGTTGGAAGTCCTGGGAACCAATTCATCTAACGTGTGTTCTCTTAACTGAACCAGACGTGCTCAGAAGCCAGTCCAGCCAGGTCACAGCTCCAATTTCTGGTAGACTTGGATCCCTCTCCTGTCTAGAAATGGCTGAGACCCGTTTGCATCAGATAACATCTTATCCGTAGGTGCTAAGAGCTTCGAACCCTGCAACCAGACCATTTTAGTTCAGATCTACTTAGTGAGACGATCTTCGGCAAATTACCTTCCcgagtctcagcttcctcctctgtaaaatggagctaatgatATACCTATCTCATAAAATTCTTATCCGAATTATGAGTTAATGACTAATAAAATGCCTACAAGAGGGCTTGGCACACAGCAAGAATTATATCAATgtttgatttaaaaagtaaaaaaaaaaaaaaaaagaaagaaagaaagaagaaataaaaccctTAGTCATGCCCAGGATGAAGGTCCCTCGGGTCATCTCATTTCTTCGAATTCCTGACTCTCTTCCCTGCAAACCATTAGCCTGTGTCCTCTGGTCCTTCCCCCCATCCCCCCCATGGTGGGATGTTCCCTTCCCTGCATCCTCACCCTGTTCACTGGTGGCTCTCTTGGCCTTCAAGCTTACCCCATATAcccagcacccaggcagggggagCTGTTGTCCTCCTCAATTCCCACTGTTCCTTCCATCTTTGTTAAAACAACAGCAAGGCCCTGCTCCTTTAAGGCCAGGACCACACAACTGCTCTGTCTTCTATATCTCATCCTTGCATCTCCACCCCATCGAGGtcactcttcttcttctttgaagACACTAGCACCTGGGTCAGAGTTCATCTCAGCCCCAAGCTGGTACTGAGATGGACAGCCCAGCTGGTGCGTTGACCTCTCCACTCACCTTCCCAGCCTCAGCAGGCCTTGTCATCACCCGGAGCTGTTCCACCTCTGGGACCCTCGGTGCAGGCATCCAGTTTTGGACCATGATCATCTCAGTTATTCCCATCTCAtctcttcttctgtcttcctgAACCTCTAGACCAGctctgtccaatagaactttccaTGATGATGGAGATGTTCTTTATTGGAGCTATCCAAGTCAGGGGCAGCTGAGGAACTGAGCTtgaaattctatttaattttaactcattCACTGAAATGGCCATGGCGACATGTGGTTGAACAGCAGGGTTCTAGAACCCTAGCCTGTTCCTTCTTCCATTGGTGGCCTGActtcacttccttctctcttgaaCTTTGTCTCCATGGTCCATCACAGCAGCCACCCTCTTGCCCTTGTCCCTTGGTCCCACCTCCTGGAAAAAACTATCAACTTTAGGTTAATCCAACTGTTCTGCTTTCTCTAGGTCTACACAGGGGCTGCTGGGCACTGCTGGGGCTTGACTTTGCCGGGAGACATTCTTTCTCATAGATGGTCACCAACCTCTATTGGACCTTGAATTCTGTCCAGCCAGCAAGTCCCCTTCTCCTTAAGGACCCAATCAAGACTTCCTGCCTTTCCAAATCTGCTCCCTCACTGTCAGCGGGTGGTGTCACTTCCTAGTGCATTGAAACAAGAGCAGCTTTCAGACCACCTGATCACCCATTTTCCGAGGCTAGTTTTATCTGTCTTCAGCATCCTCCTTCTGATCCTTCTTGTCAACATTCAGGCTCGCTCAGATAGCCTTATcttataaacaaaaatagaaaatgccaACCTCCCGTCAATCCCGTGTCACCTTCCAATCACCCCATCTCTTTCCTACCACTTGTTTTCACACCTCTCCAAAGCCACCTACCCTTGCTGTCTCCACTTTCTCACCTCCCGTTCACTTTATAACCTGAGGCAGCCTGGCTTCTGTCCCCACCACTCCTCTGCCACTACCAGTCAAGTTCACCAATGACTTCCTTGTAGTTGAATCCAAAGGACTCTTTCAGATCTTGTCTTGACCTTGAAGGCATGGGATACTTGctcactgcccctccttcctggaaACTTGCCTGTTGGTTTCCAGGACACCTGAGtctcttggttttcttcctcCTACTCTGGCTACTTCTAAGTTTTCTCGACACTATCTTTCTAGGGGGATCCTGGGGCTTCACAGGTAAGGCTGGGTGCCAAGAACGgcggctccccccccccccagcgcaTTCCTTGCTGGAACACCTGGGAATGCGCTTTCTCACCCAAGAGCCTCCCTGTTGTGTTTTGAACGCGTTTGTCCTGTGAATCCTGCCGCTCAGAGCCTGACACGCCTTTTCGGGTGTGTATTTATCGCCCCCACTTTGAGAAGCTCTCACAACACTTGGacatctgtttttttcatttgtcccCTCAAAAGGCCGTCTGCTGGAGGAAGGGACACTGACAGATTAGAGAGCATTGGGAGAGGCTGCAGAGTGGTCAGAAAAAAAGGGTCCTGTGAGAACTCATACAAAGAACTGGGAACATTTTGCCTAGGAGCAATAAAACCGAGGGGTGACACAGGGCTGATTTTCAAGAATTTGAAGAGGCAGAGCCTTGGTTGGGGCTGCTGTGTGGAACTGGAATCAAACCAGCTGTACAAGTGACAGGGTTTTCCCAGAATGCTGTGGACCTCCAGGCTGCAAAGTGAGAGTCCTGGGCACCAGGACCTACCGCAGAAGATAAGCTTAGACCTCAGTGATCACAATAAAAGTGGGAAGTGCCCTTCGTGCCCCACATATCCTTCCTGAAGACCACTGGCCTAAGCTCAGCTGGTGAGGAGCAACCCCCGGGAGTACAGTTTCAAACTTGCTGCCACATGAGGCCCATCAAAAGCTCTGGGACAGAATCATAGCAGGAGGAAGGCTTGAGAGCGCTGGGCAATCCGGTCTTGCAGATACTCCAGGAATCAAGTCGGGTGGGCAGTGAGCAGGGCAGCCCGATGAGCCTCTTTCAGACCCATTTTTGTCAGACTGTCTTCCTGACCTGTGTTTTGGTGTGAGGCCATTAGTGTACACTGTGGGCCAACACAGACACCCTCTGAGGGGTTTAGGGATGTTGAAGATGTTTGCTTGTTACCTCACACTGTGTTCTCTTTATGAGGCCCCCCAGGAGAAATTCCTGTCTGATTTTAGTACCAAGAATAGTTGTAATTCTCTTGAGTAATAGGTCTGTTTTTATCCCATGGACGCTGGGAATTGTGTAACTGACATGGTCTCCTTTTCATTTTGGCTGCGGGAAAGCTGAGAGACAAATTTGTGGCCCACCACCAGGAAGTGAATAGGGCATTCTAGGGGGCGCTTAACCTTTATTCCCATCTCTACTTTGTCTTCcctcttagtttctctttcttctcttagtTCTCCTTGTTTTACTGTGTACAGTCAagaacagacaagcaaaaacaaaaatcacctatAATCTAATCTCACTTTCCCGAGATACCTACAAGGAACAATGTTGTCTTTTCaggtatactttaaaaaataaaaatgagagtaTGCTGTGCATAGTGTTTATTGGAGGGGGCACAGTATTTTGTAAatggcttttttcattttatatgtcaTGAACCTCTTTCCATTGCATTAAATGTCcctctttaaataattttaaaattctatgaagaGCTAGCAATTTAAAACTAACAACTAACATTTCTGCAGCCCCTTAATGTGTGCCTGGCtttatgtatattcacatatatctTTATGTGAAAGTATACTCACGTAGATGGATCTAAATAcaatatgtatgcatacatattatAAGCTATAATTTCCGTATGTGTTAACTCATTTGATGCTCACAATCCTGTGAGATAGAAATTATTGTCCCCctttaacaaatgaagaaaccaaggtaCAGAAAGATGCAAAATTTGCCAAGGTCATACTTTGGCTCCAAATCACGTGCTCCTAACTGCTCTGCTGGCTTTCCGTATGCCATTGGGATTTCACAGTCCACAATGGTTAAACATTTCACAGTCCACCTggttaaacataaaaaagaaacgTTTATCTCCTTCCACCTCACTttcttatttatgttattttgctttgttttaagtCCCCTTGTAAGTCACCCGAAATCCCCTCTGCCACAAGGCAAGTGTAGAGAGTGGTACACAGCACAAGAAGGTAAAGTTAAAGTGTTCCCCCAGGGGAGGGGATGAATCCAGGCTGCCCTGCAATGGAGAGGATTTATGTCTTTGGGCTGCGGTGAACTTCCATCCCTGGAAGAGCTGGCTTGGGTGGCCGTCtctcagggaggctggggaaggctgTCTTCCAAAGAAACTGAGCTGGGCCAGACCAGCCCCAAGGCTCCTTCGTACATTCTCGGAGTTTATGAAAATACCAGTAAGACAAAATGAGGCACTCAATGGAGATAATGCAGCAAGTCAGCTGTTGGGCCAGAACCAGGACCCTGTGCTTTCAATCCAGGATCACTCATCTAAAAGTAACAACAGCAGTTTAGTTCCAAACTCTCAGCCCAGTGTATTCTTTCCCCAGAGTGCTTTGGCTACTGCTGCAAGATGGTCAAAAGGATGCTGTCACTGTCCTCTGTCCTTTTGTTAGtgtggcagagaggaagggaaggagaatcTGGGTGGCCCTGAGGATGCCCTATGAGACTACAGTTGGGTGGGACTATCCATTTGACAAACgggaggacaggaaggagccaggtTTCTTTCTATTCCTGGATGTTTACTAGCTGGGACATCTTGGTCAAGTTTCTTACCTCCTGagacctgagtttcctcatctgcaaaatgagagttTAATACCTACTTGCAAAGCTGTTCTGGGCTCCCAAGAGATAGTATGGGCTACAGCACCCTTAAAAACTGAGCCAATAAGGACCTATAAAGCTGCCTCTGTATCTGGGGGCAGCTAGACAGAGGCCTGGCAGGGCCGTCCGGGAGGGGCGTTGGCCAGTGCCCAGATGCTGTCAGGCTTTTTCCCCACTTCACCCTCCAGCCCACTACAGCTCCTCCGGCAGGAAAGGGGCCGCGTTCCCAACAGAGGCCCACAGCATGGTGACAACtgtgcgggggggtggggggcttggggtggggagtcAGAGCTCCTTCTCGCCGGACTCCAGGGGCTTGGGGCAGGAGGAGTAAGCCAGCAGAGGttccatcctcctcttcctcccgaTCCCGGGCTGTCTGCCCACGGGGCACGGCCCTGTACGCGGTGCCACCGCGGCCATCAGGCTGGGTTAGAGGAAGGCCCGACCCCGACGcggcaaagaaaacaaacacagatgTGTTTGCCCGGGACCAGGAGGGAGAAAAATCTCCCACTCCCCCGCCGCCTGAGCGCTCCCCTGGGCGTGGGGCTGGCGGAAACCTGCGGGGCTCTCCCGGCAGCGCAGGGCCGGGGCGACGCGGACGGTCCCCGGCCGGCCCCTCCTCCCTCGGCGGGGTGCGCGCCGGGCCCAGCCCCCCTCTCCGGGGTTTCCCCGGGCGCTTTCCTcgctttctctttgtctctgcttctctttctcgGGCGCCCGGGTTCCCACCCGATCGTGCTCCCGCTCTCTCCAGGTCCCGGGCCGCTTCCCTTTAACTTTCTTCTTTCCCGGGGTTAAAACTTTGCTCGCGAGCGGGCGGCAACTCGCCGACGTTATTGGCCGGCGCCCCGCCcggcggccccgccccccgcccccgcgctCCCCTCCGCCCCCCACTCCCAGCGcgagtggcggcggcggcggcggcggcggcggcggcggcggcggcggcggcggagcctTTGGgggcgtgcgtgcgtgtgtgagtgCGCGCCAGCCAGCGGGAGTGTGTGTGCGCCCCGGGCGCGGGCTGGGCGGCACTCGCACGGCGGCTGAAGCGGCGGGAGCCGGGCGGTCGCGTCGTCACTCGAGAGagagaggcggcggcggcggccgggccgggccgggccggggctggggcagcGGCGGCCGCGCCGGGCATGGAGCTGGCAAGCCCGCGCTGAGGCAGGACGCGCCTGCTAGCAGCCAGCGAGAGGCTCTCCGCCGTCCGGCGCGCGGGCTCCCCGGCCGGGGCCGGgcaaacttttctttctcttttgccgTCTCCAGAGGTAAAGTCCCGAACGCGGACTCGCCGGCGGGGTTGCGATTCGACACAGAGGAACGGGACCCTGGgctgcggggaggagggggcgcggGCCGTGCGGGCTCTGGGGGGCCCACGAGCTCTCCTGTGTCCGAGATTTGGGATACTGGCGGGCCGGCCGCGGACAGGCAGACGGGCGCGGGCATGACCCAAGGGCGGCGTGGAGGCGGTGGTGGCGGGGAAGCCGAGTGATCCCGACTCGCCGCCGGTAGGGAAGAAGAGGCGCGGGCCGTGCGGGCTTGGGGGGGGTCCCTGGATTTGCCTGCCCCCGGGACGCGGGGAAGCGAGGCGGGCGTTCGGCCGCGGGCTTGGTGCCGGGGAAGCCGGGCGTTTGCCCGCGCCCCCGCTCGCCGCGCCCCCGGCGGGTGGAGGGAGCGGGGCGGGCTGGCTGAGCTCGGCTCCCCTTTCTCCGCAGGCGCCTTCTGCGGCGGGCAGAACGACTCTTCggcgcggcggggccggggcAGGCTGGACGCAGCATGATGCGCGCAGTGTGGGAGGCGCTGGCGGCGCTGGCGGCAGTGGCGTGCCTGGTGGGCGCGGTGCGCGGCGGGCCCGGGCTCAGCATGTTCGCCGGCCAGGCGGCGCAGCCCGACCCCTGCTCGGACGAGAACGGCCACCCGCGCCGCTGCATCCCCGACTTTGTCAACGCGGCCTTCGGCAAGGACGTGCGCGTGTCCAGCACCTGCGGCCGGCCCCCGGCGCGCTACTGCGTGGTGAGCGAGCGCGGCGAGGAGCGGCTGCGCTCCTGCCACCTCTGCAACGCGTCGGACCCCAAGAAGGCGCACCCGCCCGCCTTCCTCACCGATCTCAACAACCCACACAACCTGACGTGCTGGCAGTCGGAGAACTACCTGCAGTTCCCGCACAACGTCACGCTTACGCTGTCTCTCGGCAAGAAGTTCGAGGTGACCTACGTGAGCCTGCAGTTCTGCTCGCCACGGCCGGAGTCTATGGCCATCTACAAGTCCATGGACTACGGGCGCACGTGGGTGCCCTTTCAGTTCTATTCCACGCAGTGCCGCAAGATGTACAACCGGCCGCACCGCGCACCCATCACCAAGCAGAACGAGCAGGAGGCCGTGTGCACTGACTCGCACACCGACATGCGCCCGCTCTCGGGAGGCCTCATCGCCTTCAGCACTCTGGACGGGCGGCCCTCGGCGCACGACTTCGACAACTCGCCCGTGTTGCAAGACTGGGTCACGGCCACCGACATCCGCGTGGCCTTCAGCCGCCTGCACACGTTCGGCGACGAGAACGAGGACGACTCGGAGCTGGCGCGCGACTCGTACTTCTACGCCGTGTCGGACCTGCAGGTGGGCGGTCGCTGCAAGTGCAACGGCCACGCGGCCCGCTGCGTGCGCGACCGCGACGACAGCCTGGTGTGCGACTGCAGGCACAGCACAGCCGGTCCGGAGTGCGACCGCTGCAAGCCTTTCCACTATGACCGGCCCTGGCAGCGCGCCACCGCCCGCGAGGCCAACGAGTGCGTGGGTGAGTGGGGCGCCGCGGGGACGGGGGCGGCGGGTGGGGACCGGGGCGGCTGCTCCTGGGTCTCGCGACCGTGGGTTCTCCGGAGCGCCGGTGGACTCCGCCGCTGAGGGTCGCCAGCTGCGTGGATGTGGGAATGGTGGGAGGCGCGTTCCGGATGTCCTGGACCAAGGAGGGCAGAGAGCCGGTCCACTCGTGCGCCTGGCACTGGCCGTGGACTCTCGGGTTTGGGTCTAGTGCACTGTGCGAAGCCAAGAAGAAGAACGAGAAATGCTGCGGGAGAAGGCTTTGCAGGAAAATTTGCTGACGGGTCCTCCTAACCCCGGATTCAAAGGCAAAAGCTCATTGCCTTCCCCTTAGTTTGGCCGGACCCTGGGATCCAcctccgccccaccccacccccctttcctAATCTGCAGCTGAGCGCCCTGTTGGGGACCCCGGCCCGGTTCCCGGGAAGTTCCAGCTCCGCGACCACAAGTCCCTTGGGAGATGGCAAAGGGATTTGCAGTTTGGGGCCAGTTCGGTACCCGACGAATATCATTTCTGCGTCCTCCATTTGTCTTTTATGGCTTGGAAAAAACagtatgtattttccttttgcacAGCGTGTTTAAGTTAACAAAAGAATGATGTGATTTAAATCAATTACTACCTACAGATTACAAAGGGAGTTcactaattattttaaactaattcaATCCCTATCCAAAAAAGaataccagatttttttttttttggttagctTCAGGATTTGGTGAAATTAAACAGTTCCGAATTAACTAAGGGCGCAGATTCTAATTTTAATGGGATCTAGGTGCCTGGAAGAGAAATCTGACAAAACCAGCCCTGGTGGATACTGCTGGGTCAGAAATGAGGCTTAAAAAAAGGGATCCATTCTGTTTCTGAATTTTAGGACTTTGCTGCTGTAGAAACCCTGAGGCATCAGTTTCTCCCCAGgaggaaacaacaaaaaaggaagggaaaagtagTAAGACCCCACTCCCTTTTTCCACGATAAGGTGTACATTTCCAAACCCCacatttcattttactgaaaattatttGGTTTGTCACCATACCGTTTGGTGTTCATTTTTCGTGTAATACGGAtactccctccccctgcccccaccccaggcagccagTGTGAGTCTCTTCAGTTGCTTCAGCCTCTGAGGCACGTTACAAAGTTCGCTGGGTCCCCACAAACACACGTTTTGAGGTCTGGTTCTGATTAATTGTGTCATGTTGTTGTCGAATAGTTTGTGCCTCATGACTGTGGATGCAGACTTTTGGAATGGAAAACATGTTTTGGAGAGCCGGATCGGCACTGAGGCCCGGTCAGGCATCCTGGTCTGCAGAGGCCCATCCCTCCTGTTGCCTGGCTGGGCCTCCATTTTTACACTCCGAGTGTCCCACTTCCGTTCATCCCCCCTCCTTTAAGGGACAGAACTGGTTGCCAGTTTGAAGAGACTTTTCAGGATTCGATGGCAAGATAGTGGTTATACCCGGACTTAGTGGTCTTTGGGAGTAAAACTCCTTTGATCTGCTCAGTTCCTTCAGAAATGTTGTTTtttcccatctcttctctttcttctccccctttcctcttttcttcctcttgtgCGTAAAAACCCTTCATTGACATTTAAAAGGCTTCCCAGGGTTTTGCTATCAGTTTTAGTTTGTCTGTGCACATGAAGGATAACTTCTCATTGTCACTGGCAGGGACTGATTGGAAAAAATACAAGGGAATACGTTG
The sequence above is a segment of the Camelus ferus isolate YT-003-E chromosome 16, BCGSAC_Cfer_1.0, whole genome shotgun sequence genome. Coding sequences within it:
- the NTN1 gene encoding netrin-1, with protein sequence MMRAVWEALAALAAVACLVGAVRGGPGLSMFAGQAAQPDPCSDENGHPRRCIPDFVNAAFGKDVRVSSTCGRPPARYCVVSERGEERLRSCHLCNASDPKKAHPPAFLTDLNNPHNLTCWQSENYLQFPHNVTLTLSLGKKFEVTYVSLQFCSPRPESMAIYKSMDYGRTWVPFQFYSTQCRKMYNRPHRAPITKQNEQEAVCTDSHTDMRPLSGGLIAFSTLDGRPSAHDFDNSPVLQDWVTATDIRVAFSRLHTFGDENEDDSELARDSYFYAVSDLQVGGRCKCNGHAARCVRDRDDSLVCDCRHSTAGPECDRCKPFHYDRPWQRATAREANECVACNCNLHARRCRFNMELYKLSGRKSGGVCLNCRHNTAGRHCHYCKEGYYRDLGKPITHRKACKACDCHPVGAAGKTCNQTTGQCPCKDGVTGITCNRCAKGYQQSRSPIAPCIKIPVAPPTTAASSVEEPEDCDSYCKASKGKLKINMKKYCKKDYAVQIHILKADKAGDWWKFTVNIISVYKQGTSRIRRGDQNLWIRSRDIACKCPKIKSLKKYLLLGNAEDSPDQSGIVADKSSLVIQWRDTWARRLRKFQQREKKGKCKKA